A region of Streptomyces sp. R44 DNA encodes the following proteins:
- a CDS encoding DHA2 family efflux MFS transporter permease subunit, which translates to MLAPHATPDLQPGRVSGVLRILVLSTFVVLLNETIMVNAIPRLMREFEVTAAAAGWLSTAFMLTMAVVIPVTGWFLQRVTTRTAFGLAMSLFLVGTALAAAAPAFPVLLVARVVQASGTAVMMPLLMTTLMTLVPPQDRGRVMGNITLVISVAPALGPAASGVLLQLGTWRLLFLAVLPIAGAMAIVGRRKLVNIGEPQAGPIDWLSVPLAAAGFGALVYGLSGLGAGDEASAVVPPEVTTLVGAVLVGLFTWRQLALQRSSTPLLDLRALTFRHFSVALGLMCLSFMALMGAFILLPMYLQEVCGLTSLQTGLLLIPGGLTMGLLGPQVGKLYDRLGAPRLVVPGAALTALCLGLFAFTGAQTSPWLVLALHVALSAGMAFVFTPVFTSGLAVLPPHLYPHGSAILGSLQQVAAAAGTALVISVMSGRAATAAADGATSTDALAMGIRWGFGVGAVLGGLAVLVALLVRTPPVPEQPAAPETQDEDGTTTNETAPTPT; encoded by the coding sequence ATGCTCGCACCACACGCAACACCCGACCTCCAGCCCGGCCGTGTCAGCGGCGTGCTGAGGATCCTCGTGCTGTCCACGTTCGTCGTCCTCCTCAACGAGACGATCATGGTCAACGCAATCCCGCGACTCATGCGCGAGTTCGAGGTCACGGCGGCAGCGGCAGGGTGGCTTTCCACGGCCTTCATGCTCACCATGGCCGTCGTCATCCCCGTGACCGGATGGTTCCTCCAGCGCGTGACGACGAGGACCGCCTTCGGCCTGGCCATGTCGCTGTTCCTCGTCGGCACGGCGCTCGCCGCGGCCGCGCCCGCCTTCCCCGTGCTTCTGGTCGCCCGCGTCGTCCAGGCCAGTGGCACGGCCGTCATGATGCCGTTGCTCATGACGACGCTGATGACCCTTGTGCCCCCGCAGGACCGCGGTCGTGTCATGGGCAACATCACCCTCGTCATCTCCGTCGCACCCGCCCTCGGCCCCGCGGCCTCCGGCGTCCTGCTGCAGCTGGGAACCTGGCGCCTTCTGTTCTTGGCGGTGCTGCCCATCGCCGGAGCCATGGCCATAGTCGGTCGGCGCAAGCTGGTCAACATCGGCGAGCCGCAGGCGGGCCCGATCGACTGGTTGTCCGTCCCTCTGGCGGCCGCGGGCTTCGGCGCCCTCGTCTACGGCCTGAGCGGCCTCGGCGCCGGGGACGAAGCGTCGGCGGTCGTGCCCCCGGAGGTCACGACCCTGGTCGGTGCGGTGCTGGTGGGCCTGTTCACCTGGCGGCAGCTGGCGCTGCAGCGCTCGTCCACACCTCTGTTGGACCTGCGGGCCCTGACGTTCCGGCACTTCTCCGTAGCGCTGGGCCTGATGTGCCTGTCGTTCATGGCGCTCATGGGCGCGTTCATTCTGCTGCCGATGTACCTGCAGGAGGTGTGCGGCCTGACCTCACTGCAGACCGGGCTGCTCCTCATCCCGGGCGGCCTGACCATGGGCCTGCTCGGGCCGCAGGTCGGAAAGCTCTACGACCGGCTCGGCGCGCCACGGCTGGTCGTCCCCGGAGCCGCACTCACCGCGCTCTGCCTCGGTCTGTTCGCCTTCACGGGCGCCCAGACCTCGCCGTGGCTGGTGCTCGCCCTTCATGTGGCACTGAGCGCCGGCATGGCGTTCGTGTTCACCCCCGTCTTCACCTCCGGACTGGCCGTACTCCCGCCGCACCTCTACCCCCACGGCTCCGCCATCCTGGGCTCGCTCCAGCAGGTCGCGGCCGCCGCCGGCACCGCCCTGGTCATCAGTGTCATGTCGGGCCGCGCTGCCACGGCGGCCGCCGATGGCGCCACCTCCACGGACGCCCTGGCCATGGGCATCCGGTGGGGATTCGGCGTCGGCGCCGTGCTCGGGGGACTGGCGGTGCTGGTGGCGCTGCTGGTCCGCACTCCGCCCGTTCCGGAACAGCCCGCTGCGCCGGAGACACAGGACGAAGACGGCACCACGACGAACGAGACCGCCCCTACGCCCACGTAG
- a CDS encoding MarR family winged helix-turn-helix transcriptional regulator has protein sequence MTEAPRIDTAQLMELLSVSLGVYYGDFTVAAASENLTASQGKALTVLRRGPAAMRALAETMTCDASNMTGIIDRLEKRGLVRREAGAADRRVKYVTLTAEGERVTDAIRAKMRTTQEGLDGLGSQDRDTLYTLLERVFVPRPTA, from the coding sequence ATGACAGAAGCTCCCCGCATCGACACGGCCCAGCTCATGGAGCTGCTCTCCGTGTCGCTCGGCGTCTACTACGGTGACTTCACCGTCGCGGCGGCGAGTGAGAACCTCACGGCGAGCCAGGGCAAGGCCCTGACCGTGCTGCGGCGGGGACCCGCCGCGATGCGCGCCCTGGCCGAGACCATGACCTGCGACGCATCGAACATGACCGGAATCATCGACCGGCTGGAGAAGCGCGGCCTGGTGCGCCGCGAGGCCGGAGCCGCCGACCGGCGCGTCAAGTACGTCACCCTCACGGCCGAGGGCGAGCGCGTCACCGACGCGATCCGCGCGAAGATGCGCACCACGCAGGAGGGCCTGGACGGACTCGGCAGTCAGGACCGGGACACCCTGTACACCCTGCTGGAACGAGTCTTCGTCCCGCGACCCACCGCCTGA